In one Elephas maximus indicus isolate mEleMax1 chromosome 9, mEleMax1 primary haplotype, whole genome shotgun sequence genomic region, the following are encoded:
- the FIBCD1 gene encoding fibrinogen C domain-containing protein 1: protein MVNDRWKTMGGASQLEDRPQEKPQRPSCGYVLCTVLLSLAVLLAVAVTGAVLFMNHTHTPGTAPPPIVSTGPAGPNSALVTVERADSSRLSILIDPRCPDLADGFTRLEGAQASVLQALTEHQARPQLGGEQEQALLDTLADQLPRLLARASELQAECVGLRKGHGMLGQGLNTLQSEQGRLIQLLSESQGHMAHLVNSVSDVLDALQRDRGLGRPRVKADLQRAPARGVRPRGCANGSRPRDCLDVFLSGQQEDGIYSVFPTHYPAGFQVYCDMSTDGGGWTVFQRREDGSVNFFRGWEAYREGFGRLTGEHWLGLKRIHALTTQAAYELHVDLEDFDNGTAYARYGSFGVGLFSVDPEEDGYPLTVADYSGTAGDSLLKHSGMRFTTKDRDSDHSENNCAAFYRGAWWYRNCHTSNLNGQYLRGAHASYADGVEWSSWTGWQYSLKFSEMKIRPVREDS, encoded by the exons CGGCCGAGCTGCGGGTATGTGCTGTGCACTGTGCTGCTTTCACTGGCTGTGCTGCTGGCCGTGGCTGTCACAGGCGCCGTGCTCTTCATGAACCACACACACACGCCGGGCACGGCCCCCCCACCCATCGTCAGCACCGGGCCGGCTGGGCCCAACAGTGCCCTGGTCACCGTGGAGAGGGCCGACAGCTCACGCCTCAGCATCCTCATCGACCCGCGCTGCCCTGACCTCGCTGACGGCTTCACCCGCCTGGAGGGCGCCCAGGCCTCGGTGCTACAGGCACTGACCGAGCACCAGGCTAGGCCACAGCTGGGCGGTGAGCAGGAGCAGGCGCTGCTGGACACGCTGGCTGACCAGCTGCCTCGGCTGCTGGCCCGGGCCTCGGAGCTGCAGGCAGAGTGTGTGGGGCTGCGGAAGGGGCATGGCATGCTGGGTCAGGGGCTCAACACCCTGCAAAGTGAGCAGGGCCGCCTCATCCAG CTTCTCTCTGAGAGCCAAGGCCACATGGCTCACCTGGTCAACTCCGTCAGCGATGTTCTGGATGCCCTGCAGAGAGACCGGGGGCTGGGCAGACCCCGAGTCAAGGCCGATCTTCAGAGGGCGCCTGCCAGGGGAGTTCGGCCCCGGGGCTGTGCCAATG GCTCTAGGCCCCGTGACTGTCTTGACGTCTTCCTGAGCGGACAGCAGGAGGACGGCATCTACTCGGTCTTCCCCACCCACTATCCCGCTGGCTTCCAGGTCTACTGTGACATGAGCACTGACGGTGGCGGCTGGACG GTGTTTCAgcgccgggaggatggctctgtgAACTTCTTCCGTGGCTGGGAGGCGTACCGGGAAGGCTTCGGCAGGCTCACCGGGGAGCACTGGTTGG GGCTCAAGAGGATCCACGCCCTGACCACACAGGCTGCCTATGAGCTGCACGTGGACCTGGAGGACTTTGACAACGGCACGGCCTATGCCCGCTATGGGAGCTTTGGCGTAGGTTTGTTCTCTGTGGACCCGGAGGAAGACGGGTACCCACTCACTGTGGCCGACTACTCAGGTACTGCAG GTGACTCCCTCTTGAAGCACAGCGGCATGAGGTTCACCACCAAGGACCGCGACAGTGACCACTCAGAGAACAACTGCGCTGCCTTCTACCGTGGCGCCTGGTGGTACCGCAACTGCCACACGTCCAACCTCAACGGGCAGTACCTGCGAGGCGCCCACGCCTCCTACGCTGATGGCGTCGAGTGGTCCTCCTGGACAGGCTGGCAGTACTCTCTCAAGTTCTCGGAGATGAAGATCCGGCCGGTCCGGGAGGACAGCTAG